Proteins from a genomic interval of Acanthopagrus latus isolate v.2019 chromosome 7, fAcaLat1.1, whole genome shotgun sequence:
- the LOC119022121 gene encoding uncharacterized protein LOC119022121 isoform X1: MWLCDWLSGLTCGHVKMAATVLLLVLLLSGFGSGSGSGPDSERGRMELRRVQSLAAQPRYGECWARALEHLDTRCRDLTSESQSRIALGFTMCHLSSSGRDFPSCPEGSEVSRCTGAMDAIAFNAYTEFFTHTHSICHHLQSEAWQSQAEDTMYRLTESSAGVAEQLQSTRQMAAELIDAQSAALQAQQEILNNGEELRVTLRDSTQGLRAVFSELSSVSRAQQVALSELFNRVSFLQSFLLTEATCLSSICYNAAALCTSYLLTSTQRSSRARLGLLAQVCLNFYLERRICQFVLSSDHPDHKHAELISVYVSVLRRFMVCVGVCVLLCVCVRYRDPVQQNLEVLQQLRETQRGLQEALQHTERFRQQTENQLRVKRKSECRRRVETPRRRRERTREEQQQEAEESSPTDGSNLSHLSQIAQDLSDLSHAGQHLSDLSHVAQHLSDLSHAGQHLSDLSHAGQHLSDLSHVAQHLSDLSHVAQHLSDLSHAGWRSDSLLSSTVMSSSADITLRSGITHNASVQTTPGGRPRGSSPSPLVYSVLVEDKQPRYSLRSRRSETH; this comes from the exons ATgtggctctgtgattggctgagcgGGCTTACTTGCGGACATGTGAAGATGGCGGCAACGGTGCTGCTGCTCGTGCTCCTGCTCTCTGGGTTCGGGTCCGGGTCCGGGTCCGGGCCGGACTCTGAGCGTGGCAGGATGGAGCTGCGGCGCGTGCAGAGCCTCGCCGCTCAGCCCAGGTATGGAGAGTGTTGGGCGCGAGCTCTGGAGCACCTGGACACGCGCTGCAGGGACCTGACGTCAGAGAGCCAGAGCCGGATCGCGTTGGGCTTCACCATGTGCCACCTGAGCAG CTCAGGCAGGgatttcccatcatgccctgaggggtcagaggtcagcaggtgTACAGGCGCTATGGACGCCATCGCCTTTAACGCCTACACCGAGTTCTTCACCCACACGCACTCCATCTGCCACCACTTGCAGTCTGAAGCCTGGCAGAGCCAAGCGGAGGACACCATGTACAG gttaaCAGAGAGTTCAGCAGGTGTCGCTGAGCAGCTTCAGTCCACCAGGCAGATGGCTGCGGAGCTCATTGATGCCCAGAGTGCTGCCTTACAGGCCCAACAGGAGATCCTGAACAATGGCGAGGAGCTGCGAGTCACCCTGAGAGACTCGACCCAGG gTCTGCGGGCGGTGTTCTCGGAGCTCAGCAGTGTCTCCAGGGCGCAGCAGGTGGCGCTGTCTGAACTCTTCAACAGAGTTTCCTTCCTGCAGAGTTTCCTGCTGACGGAGGCGACGTGTCTGAGCTCCATCTGCTACAacgctgctgctctgtgcactTCCTACCTGCTCACCTCCACCCAACGCTCCTCCAGAGCCAG gttggGCTTGttggctcaggtgtgtttgaaCTTCTACCTGGAGAGGAGGATCTGTCAGTTTGTGCTGAGCTCTGATCATCCTGACCACAAACATGCA gagctCATCAGTGTGTACGTGAGTGTGTTGCGGAGGTTCATGGTGTGTGTcggagtgtgtgttttgctgtgtgtgtgtgttcggtaCAGAGATCCAGTGCAGCAGAACCTGgaggtcctgcagcagctcagagagacTCAGAGAGGCCTGCAGGAGGCGCTGCAGCACACAG agcgtttcaggcagcagacagagaatcAGCTGCGTGTGAAG AGGAAATCAGAGTGCAGAAGAAGAGTGGAGACACCCagacggaggagggagagaaccagagaagaacaacaacaagaggCAGAGGAGTCTTCACCCACAGACGGCTCAAACCTGTCTCACCTCTCCCAGATCGCTCAAGACCTGTCTGACCTGTCACACGCCGGTCAGCACCTGTCTGACCTGTCACACGTTGCTCAGCACCTGTCTGACCTGTCACACGCCGGTCAGCACCTGTCTGACCTGTCACACGCCGGTCAGCACCTGTCTGACCTGTCACACGTTGCTCAGCACCTGTCTGACCTGTCACACGTTGCTCAGCACCTGTCTGACCTGTCACACGCCG gctggAGATCAGACAGTCttctcagcagcacagtgatgAGCTCCTCAGCTGACATCACCCTGCGGTCCggcattacccacaatgcctcAGTGCAAACCACGCCAGGCGGGCGTCCCCGtggctcctccccctcccctctggtCTACAGCGTCCTGGTGGAGGACAAACAG cctCGTTACAGCCTGCGGAGCAGAAGATCAGAGACTCAttga
- the LOC119022121 gene encoding uncharacterized protein LOC119022121 isoform X6, whose translation MWLCDWLSGLTCGHVKMAATVLLLVLLLSGFGSGSGSGPDSERGRMELRRVQSLAAQPRYGECWARALEHLDTRCRDLTSESQSRIALGFTMCHLSSSGRDFPSCPEGSEVSRCTGAMDAIAFNAYTEFFTHTHSICHHLQSEAWQSQAEDTMYRLTESSAGVAEQLQSTRQMAAELIDAQSAALQAQQEILNNGEELRVTLRDSTQGLRAVFSELSSVSRAQQVALSELFNRVSFLQSFLLTEATCLSSICYNAAALCTSYLLTSTQRSSRARLGLLAQVCLNFYLERRICQFVLSSDHPDHKHARSSAAEPGGPAAAQRDSERPAGGAAAHRAFQAADRESAACEGWRSDSLLSSTVMSSSADITLRSGITHNASVQTTPGGRPRGSSPSPLVYSVLVEDKQPRYSLRSRRSETH comes from the exons ATgtggctctgtgattggctgagcgGGCTTACTTGCGGACATGTGAAGATGGCGGCAACGGTGCTGCTGCTCGTGCTCCTGCTCTCTGGGTTCGGGTCCGGGTCCGGGTCCGGGCCGGACTCTGAGCGTGGCAGGATGGAGCTGCGGCGCGTGCAGAGCCTCGCCGCTCAGCCCAGGTATGGAGAGTGTTGGGCGCGAGCTCTGGAGCACCTGGACACGCGCTGCAGGGACCTGACGTCAGAGAGCCAGAGCCGGATCGCGTTGGGCTTCACCATGTGCCACCTGAGCAG CTCAGGCAGGgatttcccatcatgccctgaggggtcagaggtcagcaggtgTACAGGCGCTATGGACGCCATCGCCTTTAACGCCTACACCGAGTTCTTCACCCACACGCACTCCATCTGCCACCACTTGCAGTCTGAAGCCTGGCAGAGCCAAGCGGAGGACACCATGTACAG gttaaCAGAGAGTTCAGCAGGTGTCGCTGAGCAGCTTCAGTCCACCAGGCAGATGGCTGCGGAGCTCATTGATGCCCAGAGTGCTGCCTTACAGGCCCAACAGGAGATCCTGAACAATGGCGAGGAGCTGCGAGTCACCCTGAGAGACTCGACCCAGG gTCTGCGGGCGGTGTTCTCGGAGCTCAGCAGTGTCTCCAGGGCGCAGCAGGTGGCGCTGTCTGAACTCTTCAACAGAGTTTCCTTCCTGCAGAGTTTCCTGCTGACGGAGGCGACGTGTCTGAGCTCCATCTGCTACAacgctgctgctctgtgcactTCCTACCTGCTCACCTCCACCCAACGCTCCTCCAGAGCCAG gttggGCTTGttggctcaggtgtgtttgaaCTTCTACCTGGAGAGGAGGATCTGTCAGTTTGTGCTGAGCTCTGATCATCCTGACCACAAACATGCA AGATCCAGTGCAGCAGAACCTGgaggtcctgcagcagctcagagagacTCAGAGAGGCCTGCAGGAGGCGCTGCAGCACACAG agcgtttcaggcagcagacagagaatcAGCTGCGTGTGAAG gctggAGATCAGACAGTCttctcagcagcacagtgatgAGCTCCTCAGCTGACATCACCCTGCGGTCCggcattacccacaatgcctcAGTGCAAACCACGCCAGGCGGGCGTCCCCGtggctcctccccctcccctctggtCTACAGCGTCCTGGTGGAGGACAAACAG cctCGTTACAGCCTGCGGAGCAGAAGATCAGAGACTCAttga
- the LOC119022121 gene encoding uncharacterized protein LOC119022121 isoform X7 yields MWLCDWLSGLTCGHVKMAATVLLLVLLLSGFGSGSGSGPDSERGRMELRRVQSLAAQPRYGECWARALEHLDTRCRDLTSESQSRIALGFTMCHLSSSGRDFPSCPEGSEVSRCTGAMDAIAFNAYTEFFTHTHSICHHLQSEAWQSQAEDTMYRLTESSAGVAEQLQSTRQMAAELIDAQSAALQAQQEILNNGEELRVTLRDSTQGLRAVFSELSSVSRAQQVALSELFNRVSFLQSFLLTEATCLSSICYNAAALCTSYLLTSTQRSSRARLGLLAQVCLNFYLERRICQFVLSSDHPDHKHAELISVYVSVLRRFMVCVGVCVLLCVCVRYRDPVQQNLEVLQQLRETQRGLQEALQHTERFRQQTENQLRVKAGDQTVFSAAQ; encoded by the exons ATgtggctctgtgattggctgagcgGGCTTACTTGCGGACATGTGAAGATGGCGGCAACGGTGCTGCTGCTCGTGCTCCTGCTCTCTGGGTTCGGGTCCGGGTCCGGGTCCGGGCCGGACTCTGAGCGTGGCAGGATGGAGCTGCGGCGCGTGCAGAGCCTCGCCGCTCAGCCCAGGTATGGAGAGTGTTGGGCGCGAGCTCTGGAGCACCTGGACACGCGCTGCAGGGACCTGACGTCAGAGAGCCAGAGCCGGATCGCGTTGGGCTTCACCATGTGCCACCTGAGCAG CTCAGGCAGGgatttcccatcatgccctgaggggtcagaggtcagcaggtgTACAGGCGCTATGGACGCCATCGCCTTTAACGCCTACACCGAGTTCTTCACCCACACGCACTCCATCTGCCACCACTTGCAGTCTGAAGCCTGGCAGAGCCAAGCGGAGGACACCATGTACAG gttaaCAGAGAGTTCAGCAGGTGTCGCTGAGCAGCTTCAGTCCACCAGGCAGATGGCTGCGGAGCTCATTGATGCCCAGAGTGCTGCCTTACAGGCCCAACAGGAGATCCTGAACAATGGCGAGGAGCTGCGAGTCACCCTGAGAGACTCGACCCAGG gTCTGCGGGCGGTGTTCTCGGAGCTCAGCAGTGTCTCCAGGGCGCAGCAGGTGGCGCTGTCTGAACTCTTCAACAGAGTTTCCTTCCTGCAGAGTTTCCTGCTGACGGAGGCGACGTGTCTGAGCTCCATCTGCTACAacgctgctgctctgtgcactTCCTACCTGCTCACCTCCACCCAACGCTCCTCCAGAGCCAG gttggGCTTGttggctcaggtgtgtttgaaCTTCTACCTGGAGAGGAGGATCTGTCAGTTTGTGCTGAGCTCTGATCATCCTGACCACAAACATGCA gagctCATCAGTGTGTACGTGAGTGTGTTGCGGAGGTTCATGGTGTGTGTcggagtgtgtgttttgctgtgtgtgtgtgttcggtaCAGAGATCCAGTGCAGCAGAACCTGgaggtcctgcagcagctcagagagacTCAGAGAGGCCTGCAGGAGGCGCTGCAGCACACAG agcgtttcaggcagcagacagagaatcAGCTGCGTGTGAAG gctggAGATCAGACAGTCttctcagcagcacagtga
- the LOC119022121 gene encoding uncharacterized protein LOC119022121 isoform X2 — MWLCDWLSGLTCGHVKMAATVLLLVLLLSGFGSGSGSGPDSERGRMELRRVQSLAAQPRYGECWARALEHLDTRCRDLTSESQSRIALGFTMCHLSSSGRDFPSCPEGSEVSRCTGAMDAIAFNAYTEFFTHTHSICHHLQSEAWQSQAEDTMYRLTESSAGVAEQLQSTRQMAAELIDAQSAALQAQQEILNNGEELRVTLRDSTQGLRAVFSELSSVSRAQQVALSELFNRVSFLQSFLLTEATCLSSICYNAAALCTSYLLTSTQRSSRARLGLLAQVCLNFYLERRICQFVLSSDHPDHKHAELISVYVSVLRRFMVCVGVCVLLCVCVRYRDPVQQNLEVLQQLRETQRGLQEALQHTERFRQQTENQLRVKRKSECRRRVETPRRRRERTREEQQQEAEESSPTDGSNLSHLSQIAQDLSDLSHAGQHLSDLSHVAQHLSDLSHAGQHLSDLSHAGWRSDSLLSSTVMSSSADITLRSGITHNASVQTTPGGRPRGSSPSPLVYSVLVEDKQPRYSLRSRRSETH; from the exons ATgtggctctgtgattggctgagcgGGCTTACTTGCGGACATGTGAAGATGGCGGCAACGGTGCTGCTGCTCGTGCTCCTGCTCTCTGGGTTCGGGTCCGGGTCCGGGTCCGGGCCGGACTCTGAGCGTGGCAGGATGGAGCTGCGGCGCGTGCAGAGCCTCGCCGCTCAGCCCAGGTATGGAGAGTGTTGGGCGCGAGCTCTGGAGCACCTGGACACGCGCTGCAGGGACCTGACGTCAGAGAGCCAGAGCCGGATCGCGTTGGGCTTCACCATGTGCCACCTGAGCAG CTCAGGCAGGgatttcccatcatgccctgaggggtcagaggtcagcaggtgTACAGGCGCTATGGACGCCATCGCCTTTAACGCCTACACCGAGTTCTTCACCCACACGCACTCCATCTGCCACCACTTGCAGTCTGAAGCCTGGCAGAGCCAAGCGGAGGACACCATGTACAG gttaaCAGAGAGTTCAGCAGGTGTCGCTGAGCAGCTTCAGTCCACCAGGCAGATGGCTGCGGAGCTCATTGATGCCCAGAGTGCTGCCTTACAGGCCCAACAGGAGATCCTGAACAATGGCGAGGAGCTGCGAGTCACCCTGAGAGACTCGACCCAGG gTCTGCGGGCGGTGTTCTCGGAGCTCAGCAGTGTCTCCAGGGCGCAGCAGGTGGCGCTGTCTGAACTCTTCAACAGAGTTTCCTTCCTGCAGAGTTTCCTGCTGACGGAGGCGACGTGTCTGAGCTCCATCTGCTACAacgctgctgctctgtgcactTCCTACCTGCTCACCTCCACCCAACGCTCCTCCAGAGCCAG gttggGCTTGttggctcaggtgtgtttgaaCTTCTACCTGGAGAGGAGGATCTGTCAGTTTGTGCTGAGCTCTGATCATCCTGACCACAAACATGCA gagctCATCAGTGTGTACGTGAGTGTGTTGCGGAGGTTCATGGTGTGTGTcggagtgtgtgttttgctgtgtgtgtgtgttcggtaCAGAGATCCAGTGCAGCAGAACCTGgaggtcctgcagcagctcagagagacTCAGAGAGGCCTGCAGGAGGCGCTGCAGCACACAG agcgtttcaggcagcagacagagaatcAGCTGCGTGTGAAG AGGAAATCAGAGTGCAGAAGAAGAGTGGAGACACCCagacggaggagggagagaaccagagaagaacaacaacaagaggCAGAGGAGTCTTCACCCACAGACGGCTCAAACCTGTCTCACCTCTCCCAGATCGCTCAAGACCTGTCTGACCTGTCACACGCCGGTCAGCACCTGTCTGACCTGTCACACGTTGCTCAGCACCTGTCTGACCTGTCACACGCCGGTCAGCACCTGTCTGACCTGTCACACGCCG gctggAGATCAGACAGTCttctcagcagcacagtgatgAGCTCCTCAGCTGACATCACCCTGCGGTCCggcattacccacaatgcctcAGTGCAAACCACGCCAGGCGGGCGTCCCCGtggctcctccccctcccctctggtCTACAGCGTCCTGGTGGAGGACAAACAG cctCGTTACAGCCTGCGGAGCAGAAGATCAGAGACTCAttga
- the LOC119022121 gene encoding uncharacterized protein LOC119022121 isoform X3, with protein sequence MWLCDWLSGLTCGHVKMAATVLLLVLLLSGFGSGSGSGPDSERGRMELRRVQSLAAQPRYGECWARALEHLDTRCRDLTSESQSRIALGFTMCHLSSSGRDFPSCPEGSEVSRCTGAMDAIAFNAYTEFFTHTHSICHHLQSEAWQSQAEDTMYRLTESSAGVAEQLQSTRQMAAELIDAQSAALQAQQEILNNGEELRVTLRDSTQGLRAVFSELSSVSRAQQVALSELFNRVSFLQSFLLTEATCLSSICYNAAALCTSYLLTSTQRSSRARLGLLAQVCLNFYLERRICQFVLSSDHPDHKHAELISVYVSVLRRFMVCVGVCVLLCVCVRYRDPVQQNLEVLQQLRETQRGLQEALQHTERFRQQTENQLRVKRKSECRRRVETPRRRRERTREEQQQEAEESSPTDGSNLSHLSQIAQDLSDLSHAGQHLSDLSHVAQHLSDLSHAGWRSDSLLSSTVMSSSADITLRSGITHNASVQTTPGGRPRGSSPSPLVYSVLVEDKQPRYSLRSRRSETH encoded by the exons ATgtggctctgtgattggctgagcgGGCTTACTTGCGGACATGTGAAGATGGCGGCAACGGTGCTGCTGCTCGTGCTCCTGCTCTCTGGGTTCGGGTCCGGGTCCGGGTCCGGGCCGGACTCTGAGCGTGGCAGGATGGAGCTGCGGCGCGTGCAGAGCCTCGCCGCTCAGCCCAGGTATGGAGAGTGTTGGGCGCGAGCTCTGGAGCACCTGGACACGCGCTGCAGGGACCTGACGTCAGAGAGCCAGAGCCGGATCGCGTTGGGCTTCACCATGTGCCACCTGAGCAG CTCAGGCAGGgatttcccatcatgccctgaggggtcagaggtcagcaggtgTACAGGCGCTATGGACGCCATCGCCTTTAACGCCTACACCGAGTTCTTCACCCACACGCACTCCATCTGCCACCACTTGCAGTCTGAAGCCTGGCAGAGCCAAGCGGAGGACACCATGTACAG gttaaCAGAGAGTTCAGCAGGTGTCGCTGAGCAGCTTCAGTCCACCAGGCAGATGGCTGCGGAGCTCATTGATGCCCAGAGTGCTGCCTTACAGGCCCAACAGGAGATCCTGAACAATGGCGAGGAGCTGCGAGTCACCCTGAGAGACTCGACCCAGG gTCTGCGGGCGGTGTTCTCGGAGCTCAGCAGTGTCTCCAGGGCGCAGCAGGTGGCGCTGTCTGAACTCTTCAACAGAGTTTCCTTCCTGCAGAGTTTCCTGCTGACGGAGGCGACGTGTCTGAGCTCCATCTGCTACAacgctgctgctctgtgcactTCCTACCTGCTCACCTCCACCCAACGCTCCTCCAGAGCCAG gttggGCTTGttggctcaggtgtgtttgaaCTTCTACCTGGAGAGGAGGATCTGTCAGTTTGTGCTGAGCTCTGATCATCCTGACCACAAACATGCA gagctCATCAGTGTGTACGTGAGTGTGTTGCGGAGGTTCATGGTGTGTGTcggagtgtgtgttttgctgtgtgtgtgtgttcggtaCAGAGATCCAGTGCAGCAGAACCTGgaggtcctgcagcagctcagagagacTCAGAGAGGCCTGCAGGAGGCGCTGCAGCACACAG agcgtttcaggcagcagacagagaatcAGCTGCGTGTGAAG AGGAAATCAGAGTGCAGAAGAAGAGTGGAGACACCCagacggaggagggagagaaccagagaagaacaacaacaagaggCAGAGGAGTCTTCACCCACAGACGGCTCAAACCTGTCTCACCTCTCCCAGATCGCTCAAGACCTGTCTGACCTGTCACACGCCGGTCAGCACCTGTCTGACCTGTCACACGTTGCTCAGCACCTGTCTGACCTGTCACACGCCG gctggAGATCAGACAGTCttctcagcagcacagtgatgAGCTCCTCAGCTGACATCACCCTGCGGTCCggcattacccacaatgcctcAGTGCAAACCACGCCAGGCGGGCGTCCCCGtggctcctccccctcccctctggtCTACAGCGTCCTGGTGGAGGACAAACAG cctCGTTACAGCCTGCGGAGCAGAAGATCAGAGACTCAttga
- the LOC119022121 gene encoding uncharacterized protein LOC119022121 isoform X4, with protein sequence MWLCDWLSGLTCGHVKMAATVLLLVLLLSGFGSGSGSGPDSERGRMELRRVQSLAAQPRYGECWARALEHLDTRCRDLTSESQSRIALGFTMCHLSSSGRDFPSCPEGSEVSRCTGAMDAIAFNAYTEFFTHTHSICHHLQSEAWQSQAEDTMYRLTESSAGVAEQLQSTRQMAAELIDAQSAALQAQQEILNNGEELRVTLRDSTQGLRAVFSELSSVSRAQQVALSELFNRVSFLQSFLLTEATCLSSICYNAAALCTSYLLTSTQRSSRARLGLLAQVCLNFYLERRICQFVLSSDHPDHKHAELISVYVSVLRRFMVCVGVCVLLCVCVRYRDPVQQNLEVLQQLRETQRGLQEALQHTERFRQQTENQLRVKRKSECRRRVETPRRRRERTREEQQQEAEESSPTDGSNLSHLSQIAQDLSDLSHAGWRSDSLLSSTVMSSSADITLRSGITHNASVQTTPGGRPRGSSPSPLVYSVLVEDKQPRYSLRSRRSETH encoded by the exons ATgtggctctgtgattggctgagcgGGCTTACTTGCGGACATGTGAAGATGGCGGCAACGGTGCTGCTGCTCGTGCTCCTGCTCTCTGGGTTCGGGTCCGGGTCCGGGTCCGGGCCGGACTCTGAGCGTGGCAGGATGGAGCTGCGGCGCGTGCAGAGCCTCGCCGCTCAGCCCAGGTATGGAGAGTGTTGGGCGCGAGCTCTGGAGCACCTGGACACGCGCTGCAGGGACCTGACGTCAGAGAGCCAGAGCCGGATCGCGTTGGGCTTCACCATGTGCCACCTGAGCAG CTCAGGCAGGgatttcccatcatgccctgaggggtcagaggtcagcaggtgTACAGGCGCTATGGACGCCATCGCCTTTAACGCCTACACCGAGTTCTTCACCCACACGCACTCCATCTGCCACCACTTGCAGTCTGAAGCCTGGCAGAGCCAAGCGGAGGACACCATGTACAG gttaaCAGAGAGTTCAGCAGGTGTCGCTGAGCAGCTTCAGTCCACCAGGCAGATGGCTGCGGAGCTCATTGATGCCCAGAGTGCTGCCTTACAGGCCCAACAGGAGATCCTGAACAATGGCGAGGAGCTGCGAGTCACCCTGAGAGACTCGACCCAGG gTCTGCGGGCGGTGTTCTCGGAGCTCAGCAGTGTCTCCAGGGCGCAGCAGGTGGCGCTGTCTGAACTCTTCAACAGAGTTTCCTTCCTGCAGAGTTTCCTGCTGACGGAGGCGACGTGTCTGAGCTCCATCTGCTACAacgctgctgctctgtgcactTCCTACCTGCTCACCTCCACCCAACGCTCCTCCAGAGCCAG gttggGCTTGttggctcaggtgtgtttgaaCTTCTACCTGGAGAGGAGGATCTGTCAGTTTGTGCTGAGCTCTGATCATCCTGACCACAAACATGCA gagctCATCAGTGTGTACGTGAGTGTGTTGCGGAGGTTCATGGTGTGTGTcggagtgtgtgttttgctgtgtgtgtgtgttcggtaCAGAGATCCAGTGCAGCAGAACCTGgaggtcctgcagcagctcagagagacTCAGAGAGGCCTGCAGGAGGCGCTGCAGCACACAG agcgtttcaggcagcagacagagaatcAGCTGCGTGTGAAG AGGAAATCAGAGTGCAGAAGAAGAGTGGAGACACCCagacggaggagggagagaaccagagaagaacaacaacaagaggCAGAGGAGTCTTCACCCACAGACGGCTCAAACCTGTCTCACCTCTCCCAGATCGCTCAAGACCTGTCTGACCTGTCACACGCCG gctggAGATCAGACAGTCttctcagcagcacagtgatgAGCTCCTCAGCTGACATCACCCTGCGGTCCggcattacccacaatgcctcAGTGCAAACCACGCCAGGCGGGCGTCCCCGtggctcctccccctcccctctggtCTACAGCGTCCTGGTGGAGGACAAACAG cctCGTTACAGCCTGCGGAGCAGAAGATCAGAGACTCAttga
- the LOC119022121 gene encoding uncharacterized protein LOC119022121 isoform X5 has translation MDAIAFNAYTEFFTHTHSICHHLQSEAWQSQAEDTMYRLTESSAGVAEQLQSTRQMAAELIDAQSAALQAQQEILNNGEELRVTLRDSTQGLRAVFSELSSVSRAQQVALSELFNRVSFLQSFLLTEATCLSSICYNAAALCTSYLLTSTQRSSRARLGLLAQVCLNFYLERRICQFVLSSDHPDHKHAELISVYVSVLRRFMVCVGVCVLLCVCVRYRDPVQQNLEVLQQLRETQRGLQEALQHTERFRQQTENQLRVKRKSECRRRVETPRRRRERTREEQQQEAEESSPTDGSNLSHLSQIAQDLSDLSHAGQHLSDLSHVAQHLSDLSHAGQHLSDLSHAGQHLSDLSHVAQHLSDLSHVAQHLSDLSHAGWRSDSLLSSTVMSSSADITLRSGITHNASVQTTPGGRPRGSSPSPLVYSVLVEDKQPRYSLRSRRSETH, from the exons ATGGACGCCATCGCCTTTAACGCCTACACCGAGTTCTTCACCCACACGCACTCCATCTGCCACCACTTGCAGTCTGAAGCCTGGCAGAGCCAAGCGGAGGACACCATGTACAG gttaaCAGAGAGTTCAGCAGGTGTCGCTGAGCAGCTTCAGTCCACCAGGCAGATGGCTGCGGAGCTCATTGATGCCCAGAGTGCTGCCTTACAGGCCCAACAGGAGATCCTGAACAATGGCGAGGAGCTGCGAGTCACCCTGAGAGACTCGACCCAGG gTCTGCGGGCGGTGTTCTCGGAGCTCAGCAGTGTCTCCAGGGCGCAGCAGGTGGCGCTGTCTGAACTCTTCAACAGAGTTTCCTTCCTGCAGAGTTTCCTGCTGACGGAGGCGACGTGTCTGAGCTCCATCTGCTACAacgctgctgctctgtgcactTCCTACCTGCTCACCTCCACCCAACGCTCCTCCAGAGCCAG gttggGCTTGttggctcaggtgtgtttgaaCTTCTACCTGGAGAGGAGGATCTGTCAGTTTGTGCTGAGCTCTGATCATCCTGACCACAAACATGCA gagctCATCAGTGTGTACGTGAGTGTGTTGCGGAGGTTCATGGTGTGTGTcggagtgtgtgttttgctgtgtgtgtgtgttcggtaCAGAGATCCAGTGCAGCAGAACCTGgaggtcctgcagcagctcagagagacTCAGAGAGGCCTGCAGGAGGCGCTGCAGCACACAG agcgtttcaggcagcagacagagaatcAGCTGCGTGTGAAG AGGAAATCAGAGTGCAGAAGAAGAGTGGAGACACCCagacggaggagggagagaaccagagaagaacaacaacaagaggCAGAGGAGTCTTCACCCACAGACGGCTCAAACCTGTCTCACCTCTCCCAGATCGCTCAAGACCTGTCTGACCTGTCACACGCCGGTCAGCACCTGTCTGACCTGTCACACGTTGCTCAGCACCTGTCTGACCTGTCACACGCCGGTCAGCACCTGTCTGACCTGTCACACGCCGGTCAGCACCTGTCTGACCTGTCACACGTTGCTCAGCACCTGTCTGACCTGTCACACGTTGCTCAGCACCTGTCTGACCTGTCACACGCCG gctggAGATCAGACAGTCttctcagcagcacagtgatgAGCTCCTCAGCTGACATCACCCTGCGGTCCggcattacccacaatgcctcAGTGCAAACCACGCCAGGCGGGCGTCCCCGtggctcctccccctcccctctggtCTACAGCGTCCTGGTGGAGGACAAACAG cctCGTTACAGCCTGCGGAGCAGAAGATCAGAGACTCAttga